From a single Armatimonadia bacterium genomic region:
- a CDS encoding glycoside hydrolase family 20 zincin-like fold domain-containing protein, with the protein MASHELNGLWPVPREVRRFPGSLYIGTGVAGPHPQACVVDADHTFAGQLLSQRLHAPVQVTSPAGRVAVRLVVDADLPAARLLHPNQRVEAYTLAVDTQGITLVAASTEGLLRGVSTLLQLFRDEGDALLCPCLQITDWPHFRYRCASDWLLNAEINRWGYDWGDGVEAFCRRAERKLDFCFEHKINQVWFDGLGWSTDRTPRYADLMRHLNRYARQRGISLVFAGYGGGYGTSYQVSELYRCGYQGQVFLNRESYPDGPEYFCCGLPGAAGARRYGTCLTNDDLQDLKLREMEHFVATVQPGAMYLHDIDTGYLSESHEAWLMRCPKCRERFPSDEMADPRGQAGAVAAWFRKVCDRLSQIPPTSDYRPAEDLCLLFTSPVYTHFREPGQPEVWREEVEYFRVLSSLLGPAPQVQFGIREQFLEPDGSKRIAQLADALEAVGNGHGVYVISFCGGDNYLSDDLVNASCVFAHLFEGARSVCLSNGGVHEEPTQLLNARALWSGPESGYADQPADASQAQSLVDQVIAGTYRAASVFGSQGALHEACCHLWGPEAGEHMFRAYTCEPDGMRGPVSRVWWAITREVRRFRGDLNAHGWTWESLRELWQTRVQVTAEALEHAQKALQAREDPDLRWFVTCLGVGLRFARIVLAAVEVRCGEANAGTVLTASLEELEAYLSALPLSGRADILGGDPGCWQETLELLREVTSAS; encoded by the coding sequence ATGGCGTCTCATGAATTGAACGGTCTGTGGCCAGTACCCCGTGAAGTCCGTCGCTTCCCAGGATCCCTGTACATCGGTACCGGCGTCGCCGGTCCTCATCCCCAGGCCTGTGTGGTGGATGCCGACCATACCTTCGCCGGCCAACTACTCTCCCAACGTCTGCACGCCCCGGTGCAGGTGACGTCTCCTGCTGGGAGGGTCGCAGTGCGTCTGGTCGTCGACGCCGACCTTCCCGCAGCACGGCTTCTGCACCCGAACCAGCGCGTCGAGGCTTACACCCTCGCGGTCGACACCCAGGGCATCACTCTCGTCGCCGCCTCAACCGAAGGACTACTGCGAGGCGTCTCAACGCTCCTGCAGCTCTTCCGGGACGAGGGTGACGCTCTCCTCTGCCCGTGTCTGCAGATTACCGACTGGCCCCACTTCCGCTATCGCTGCGCTTCCGATTGGCTGCTGAACGCCGAGATCAACCGCTGGGGCTACGACTGGGGTGACGGTGTCGAGGCCTTCTGCCGCCGCGCCGAGCGCAAGCTCGACTTCTGCTTCGAGCACAAGATCAACCAGGTCTGGTTCGACGGCCTCGGGTGGTCCACTGACCGCACACCCCGCTACGCCGACCTGATGCGACACCTGAACCGCTACGCCCGGCAGCGGGGAATCAGCCTCGTCTTCGCCGGCTACGGTGGCGGCTACGGCACGTCATACCAGGTCTCGGAACTCTACCGCTGCGGGTACCAGGGCCAGGTCTTCCTGAACCGCGAGAGCTACCCGGACGGCCCCGAGTACTTCTGCTGCGGACTGCCGGGCGCTGCCGGAGCCCGACGCTACGGCACCTGCCTCACCAACGACGACCTCCAGGACCTCAAGCTGCGTGAGATGGAGCACTTCGTCGCCACCGTCCAGCCCGGCGCGATGTACCTCCACGACATCGACACCGGCTATCTGTCCGAGAGCCACGAAGCCTGGCTGATGCGTTGCCCCAAGTGCCGCGAGCGCTTCCCCAGCGACGAGATGGCAGACCCTCGGGGCCAGGCAGGAGCCGTCGCCGCGTGGTTCCGCAAGGTCTGCGATCGACTGTCCCAGATCCCGCCGACCTCGGACTACCGCCCTGCCGAGGATCTCTGTCTCCTCTTCACTTCGCCGGTCTACACCCACTTCCGCGAGCCTGGGCAACCCGAGGTCTGGCGCGAGGAAGTCGAGTACTTCCGTGTCCTCAGTTCCCTCCTGGGGCCCGCGCCGCAGGTGCAGTTCGGTATCCGCGAGCAGTTCCTGGAGCCCGACGGCAGCAAGCGCATCGCCCAGTTGGCAGACGCCCTGGAGGCGGTCGGCAACGGTCACGGGGTCTATGTCATCTCCTTCTGCGGCGGCGACAACTACCTCAGCGACGACCTGGTCAATGCCTCCTGCGTCTTCGCCCACCTTTTCGAGGGTGCGCGCTCAGTCTGTCTCTCCAATGGCGGCGTCCACGAGGAGCCGACCCAGCTCCTCAACGCCCGCGCGCTCTGGAGTGGCCCGGAATCGGGCTACGCAGACCAACCGGCTGACGCTTCCCAGGCCCAGTCTCTCGTGGACCAGGTGATTGCCGGGACCTATCGCGCCGCCTCCGTGTTTGGTTCTCAGGGAGCGCTTCACGAGGCTTGCTGTCATCTGTGGGGCCCGGAGGCCGGGGAGCATATGTTCCGCGCCTACACCTGCGAGCCCGACGGTATGCGTGGACCGGTATCCCGCGTCTGGTGGGCCATCACTCGCGAGGTCCGCCGCTTCCGAGGCGATCTGAACGCCCACGGCTGGACCTGGGAGAGCCTGCGCGAGCTCTGGCAGACCCGGGTTCAGGTCACCGCAGAGGCTCTTGAGCACGCCCAGAAGGCCTTGCAGGCCCGCGAGGACCCCGACCTCCGCTGGTTCGTCACTTGCCTGGGTGTCGGCCTGCGCTTCGCCCGAATCGTCCTGGCAGCCGTCGAGGTCCGTTGCGGCGAGGCCAACGCAGGCACTGTCCTGACCGCCTCCCTCGAGGAACTCGAAGCCTACCTGTCGGCCCTTCCTCTCAGTGGCCGCGCCGACATCCTCGGCGGCGACCCGGGATGCTGGCAGGAGACTCTCGAACTCTTGCGCGAGGTGACTTCCGCCTCCTGA